DNA sequence from the Chryseobacterium indicum genome:
TAAAAATTACCATTTCAAAACAAAATTAATGGAAGAGCATTTCAATGAAAGCTATGCTGAAACTGCTAAATATCCAAAAGCAACCTTCACCGGAAAAATATTGAATTTTGATAAGTCTAAATTATCGGCATCTCCTCAGAAATATACAGTTCAGGGGAAATTGAATTTTCATGGAGTAGATAAAGCGTATAATTCCACTGCTGCTATTTATTCCAAAGACGGAAAAATTTATATGTCAGGCGGATTTATAGTAAAAACGGCAGATCATAAAGTAACCATCCCGAAAATGGTGTCTAAAAAAATTGCTGAAAGTGTAAATGTTCAATACAATTATGTTCTTACAAAACAATGAGAAAATTAATTTTATTGATGGGAATTTTCCTGAGCTTTACTTTTGTAACAGCTCAGGATAAGACTAAATCTATATTTGATCTTGCGAGAAGCGGTACAGTCGCTGAAGTTAAGGATATGATGAAGCAGAACCCTGATATTATTAATCAGACCAATGAAAGCAGTTTTTCTCCTTTAATTCTGGCTTGCTACAGAGGAAATGTTGAGGTTGCCAAATTTTTGATAGACAATGTGAAAGACGTGAACTATAAAAGTCAGGAAGGAACTGCATTATCAGGGCTTTCTGTGAAATATAACAAAGATCTCGTAACCTATCTCCTCAATAAGAAAGCAGATCCTAATATTGCAGATGCTACAGGATCTACCCCTTTATTTTGGGCGGTGAAATTTGGTAATAAAGAACTGATAGAATTATTACTCAGATATAAAGCAGATAAAACCTTAAAAGATGCACAGGGAATGACTCCTTTTGAGTATGCTTTACAGACAAACAATAAAGAAATAATCAACCTACTTAAAAATTAAAAGATGAAAAAAATTCTACTTATTATTTCAATGGCCATTGCTAATCTGGCTTGGTCACAATTTACGACAAGTACAGTAAGTTTGGGATCTACAGGAATGACTGTGAAAATAGATACCGATGCTACAACAGCTACCATTACGTTAACAGGTTCCAGTACTACATGGTTAGCTATAGGTTTTGGAGGAACGTCTATGAGCGCGATTACAGATTATTTTATCTGGAATTCTACCACAAGCAGAGACTATACAGGTTTAAGCTGTCAGTGTCAGCCAACTGCTGACGCTTCTCAAAGCTGGACGGTAACATCCGATACTACTTCGGGAACTGTAAGAACTGTTGTTGCAACACGACCGTTAACATCATCAGGAGATTATACTTTTTTGAATAATACATCCTCAATTCCTATTATTTATGCCAAAGGTTCTTCAACAACTTTAAGCCAGCACTCATCTACCAACAGAGGTTCCACAACTCTAACGAGAACGGCTCTTCTGGGAACCAACGAAGCAGCGGCTCAAAGCAAAAAAGTAGTTCTTTACCCAAATCCTGCAAAAGAAACCATTAATTTCAAAAACGCAGATAAAATAAAAAATATTGATGTTTTTGAATCTACAGGAAGAAAGGTAAAAACAATAAAAGCAGATGGAAAAGAAGTCAATATTTCTGAATTGAAATCCGGAAATTATTATCTGGAAATTACTTTGAAAGATGGAACAACTTCTTTTGAAAAGTTAATTAAAGAATAAAACAGAGACCACTGAAAAGTGGTCTTTTTTTATGAAAAATATAACATGATAATTGTGGCAGAAACGATTAATATAATTCCTGCTAAAGTATTTTTTAATCCCTCAGATTTAGGATGGGAACTGTATTTCTCGTTCATTCTTTCAGAATCAAAGTGGTAAATAAAAATCCAGCGAATAAAATTTCCTAAAAGATCCAGTAAAAATTCCAATATTTTGTATTTTACTCAAATATAAATATTCTTTATTTACACTCATTCTAAAAAATGCTTTTAATCTTTTTTTAACCGAAGAATCTTTTCTTTCAGAATTCTACACCCTAATTTTGCAGAAAATATAAATAATGAAGAAAAGCCTTCAATTCTTACTGTTAATTTTTTCACTGACAGTTTTTGCTCAAAAAGATAATGTTGATACAGAAGAGGTTGTAATTGCTGATCGGTACAATACTGCTGAAGCCCAGACAAAACCTTATGTCATCATGATTTCTACCGATGGATTCCGGTATGATTATGCTAAAAAATACAATGCAGAAAATCTTTTAAAATATTCAAATGAAGGAGTTCAGGCAAAAGCCATGATTCCCAGTTATCCAAGTATTACTTTTCCCAATCACTGGACATTGATTACCGGATTGTATCCCTCTCATCACGGACTGATCGATAATTATTTCTACGATTATCAAAAGAAGGAAAGTTACGCCATGAGCGATAAAAAAAATGCTGAAGACGGAAACTGGTACGGTGGAACTCCGCTTTGGGGACTGGCCGAAAAACAGGGAATGCTTTCTGCTTCGTTAATGTGGGTGGGTTCTGCAAGTAATGCCGGAGGAAACAGACCAACCTATTATTATCATTATAACGAAAAATTCTCACCGCTGGAAAAAGTGGATAAAGTCATCGAATGGCTAAAATTGCCAATGGAAAAAAGACCGCATTTCATTTCATTGTATTTTCCTGAGGTTGATGCAAGCGGACATCATTTCGGTCCGGATTCAAGAGAAACGGAAGATGCAGTTCATCTTGTGGATGGAGCTATTGGTGAACTGGTTCAGAAAGTTCATGATTTAGGATTAAAAAATGTAAACTTTGTCTTTGTTTCGGATCACGGAATGATAAAAGTGGATGGAGGAAGCCCGTTAGAAATTCCCGCTATGCTTTTTAATAAGGAAAGATTTGATTTTTACAATTCACAGACTTTATTAAGAGTATACGTTAAAAATCCTGATGAGGTTAAAAAGGTTTATAAAGAATTAAAAGCCAATAAAACAGAAGATTATGAAGTCTATCTGGATAAAAAGCTTCCCAAATATCTTCATTTTTCAACAAAAGATGATCGGTACAAAAGAATCGGGCAGATCTTATTAATTCCGAATGCTCCTAAAATTTTTTTGGAAAAAGGTAAAAAATCATCAGTAGGAAAACACGGCTACAATCCGCAGATGGTTCCTGAAATGAAAGCCACGTTTTTTGCGTGGGGACCGGAATTCAAAAATAATATGGTAATCGATGAATTTCAGAACATCAACGTTTATCCTTTGGTTGCAGAAATTTTAGGCTTGAAAATCGATCAGCCGATTGATGGAAAACTGAAGGTTCTGAAGGGGATTTTAAAAGAAAATGAATAAATTAGGGTTGAGGTAAAGGTTAAATTTAAATAATCTATTGATAAAAGTTTCGGCGAGCCTTTGGCTCGCCGAAACTGATTTGAATGTAATGATTAAATGACATAAGGAAAATGGAGCATTAAGAAAATTTAAATTTGATCCGTTAAGAAATTCCCACTCTTTGAAGCGCGAGACAAATATTAAATCAAAAGACAAATCTTTAATTCGTGCAAGTTTTGGGAATTTTAGGATTAAATTTAAATTTTTAGCGGAAGTTTCCGAGTCTTGAGTTTTTGTTTCAAGACAAAAGAAAAAGTTATAAAATAACATTAAGCATTAAATTTTTCCGCAAACTCTTTCGCAAACTCCTCCAGTTTAATTTCGCCATCAACAATAGAACCATGTTCAATAAAATCCTTTTGAACAATGCCTGTTCTGATTCCTCTTCCCATTTCCGTATACAATTCTGCCATTTCCTGCGGAACTCCTGCCTGAAGCATTCCGTGTAAAGAATCTTCATCCTTAAATTCTATCCAAGGAAGTTCCGGTTTTCCGATGGTATTTCCGAAAATATTTGCAAAATCCTGCGCTTTACGAACGTCGCTCACAATATATCTTATATTTTTACCTTCAGAATTTTTTACCAGTTCTTCAGCAGCAGCTTTTGCAATATCTTTTGGATGAACTAATGGAACTTCCGTGTGATCCGGATAATTCGCTCCAAGAATTCCTGCGTTTTTAATCAGCGGAATATCATTAAAGAAATTGATGTAGAAATATCCTGCTCTTAAAAAAGTGACGGATGTATTTTCCAGCTCATTGTAGAATTTCTCAATGGAATGAAGACCTTTTATCGGTCCGTTTTCCACAGGAGAATCTGCTCCGATGCTGCTCAGCATCACGATTCTTTTAACTCCGGTTTGTTGAATGGCTTCAGCATAATTCTTTCCTGCATTTTTTGTGTTTTCAACAAGATTTTCAAATCCCATATTGGGTGGAGTCATCAGAAACGCGGCATCATTTCCTCTAAAAGTTTCAACTAAAAAGTTGAGGTCTGTAATAGAACCGATAGCGGCTTTAGCTCCCAGATTTTCAATTTCACTTTTTTTAGATTCGCTGCTGCTGATTACAGTAATATCATGTCCTTCTGCAATTAATTGTTCTGCAAGAGGTTTTGCTACATTTCCCAATGAACCGGTGATGATGATTTTCATAATTTTTATTTTTTTGTTGATAAATATTTTTTTATTTCCTGATACAAAGGTATATTTGTACTTACTTTTATACAAGTACTTACCCTAAAGTATGTATTCATTATGGCAGCCATAAAAGAAACATCAACCATTCAGCAGAATAAAAAATACGCACTCGATTCCTGTCCTGTAACGTATGTCATGGAAAAGATCGGCGGATTCTGGAAGCCGATAATTTTATATCATCTTTCCAACGGAGATAAAAGATACAGCGAACTGAAACGCGCCATTCCTGCGGTAACCGAAAAGATGCTCATCCAGCATTTAAAGCAACTGGAAAATGACGGACTTATCATCAGAACCGCAAAACCTGTTGTTCCGCCACACGTAACCTACGAATTGAGTGAGGCAGGAAAAGGTTTAATTCCGGTTATCAGTTCCATGGCAGAATGGGCATTTAAACATATGGAAGGAAAATATGACCATTTAAGAAATGTAACATTCTAAAACTTTAACAATCAGAAAACTTAATCTCCATCAACCATAAACCACCAACAAAAAAAGCCCTCCGAAGAGAGCCTTAGTTAACAATATACGAAGAATTACAAAGATTGCATATCAATCACGAAACGGTATTTCACATCGCTTTTCAGCATTCTGTCATACGCTTCATTAATGTCCTGCATTTTGATTAATTCAATATCCGATACAATATTATGTTTTCCGCAGAAATCCAAAAGTTCCTGAGTTTCGGCAATTCCTCCAATTAAAGATCCTGCAACCGAACGGCGCTGGAAAATAAGCGGTCTTGTACTTGGAGCTTCATTTTCAAATTCACCTACAAATCCTACCATAACCAGAGTTCCGTTTAAAGCAACGGTTTGCATGTAAGGATTAATGTCGTGTTCATAAGGAACGGTATCAATAATCACATCAAATTTCCCTTTTACAGCATCCATCTGATCCTGTTCTGTGGAAATCACCACATGATCTGCTCCCAGATTTTTAGCATCTTCCGTTTTTCCCGGAGTTCTGGAGAATAATGTTACTTCAGCACCTAAACCTTTTGCCAGTTTAATCGCCATGTGTCCCAAACCTCCCAAACCAACAACAGCAACTTTAGAATCAGGACCTACATTCCAGTGTCTTAGCGGAGACCATGTTGTAATTCCTGCACAAAGAAGAGGAGCAACAGCCGCTAAATCTAAGTTTTCAGGAACACTTAATACGAAATGCTCATCTACAACTACTTTTTGAGAATATCCTCCGAAAGTATGTCCTCCCAAATGTTTATCAGCTCCATTATAAGTTCCTGTGAAACCATTCTGGCAATATTGTTCAAGATCATGTTTGCAGCTTTCGCAATCGCCGCATGAATCTACCATACAGCCAACTGCAGCCAGATCGCCAACCTTAAATTTTGAAACCTCACTTCCTACATTAGTCACCCTTCCCACAATTTCGTGTCCCGGAACTACAGGATACATCGATCCGCCCCAGTCGTTTCTTGCGGTGTGAAGATCGGAGTGGCAAACACCGCAGTATAGAATTTCAATTTCTACATCTTTTGCGGTTACTTCTCTTCTGGTGATATGTAATTCCTGTAAATCGGCAGTTTTGGATTCTGCCCCGTAAGCTTTTACTGTGAATGTACTCATTTTGTTTAGTATTAATTATTTTGATTAGTTTATTCTTTGATTCAGAATAGGAAATTCTTCATTTTCCTAGCTGCAAAATTCGAACCTTTTGCAGTAAATCATCTTATATAAATTACGGAAAGATGTACCAATTTTACAGACAGAATAAAACGTAGGATTAAAAGTGGTAATTTTGAATAGCAATTAAAATTTACTTCATGGAAAATCGGGAGACTGAAATCTACAATACAGTTTCAGAATACAATAAAATGCTGAATCACGAGACGTTACATCCTTTGGTAAGTGTAATCGATTTTTCCAAATCTGATCCTATTTGTCAGCATGTAAGACAGTTTGGTTTTTACACGGTCTTTTTAAAAGATGTCATGTGCGGCGATATGCAGTACGGAAAACACAGCTACGATTATCAGGAAGGAACACTGGTGTTTATTGCTCCGGGACAGACGTACGGAATTTATAATGCAGGTACCTACATTCAGCCAGCCGGTTTTGCTCTCGTTTTTCATCCTGATTTATTAAAAGGAACTAATCTCGGAAAAAATATCAAAGAGTATAATTTTTTCTCTTATGAAGTGCATGAAGCACTCCATCTTTCAGAAAAAGAAAGAGAAATTATTCTCGAATGTTTTAAAAATATAAAGCATGAACTGGAACAACCGATTGATAAACACAGTAAATCTTTAATTGTTAACAATATCGAACTGTTCCTGAATTACTGTATGCGGTTTTACGACCGTCAGTTTATCACCAGAGATCACATCAATCAGGGAGTCATCGGAAAATTTGAAACTCTTCTGAATGATTATCTCACCTCCGAAAAACCTAAAAATATAGGCTTTCCAATGGTAAATTATTTTGCGGAACAACTTAATCTTTCCGCGAATTATTTTGGTGATCTCATTAAAAAAGAAATGGGAGTTTCCGCTCAGGAATTCATCCACAATAAACTGATTGATGTGGCAAAAGACCAGATTTTCGATTCTGCAAAGTCCATCAGTGAAATTTCTTATAATTTAGGCTTTAAATATCCTCAGCATTTTACCAGACTTTTTAAAAGTAAAGTAGGCGTTTCTCCAAGTGAATACAAAACGCTGAATTAGTTTAAAAAATAAATTTCCACGAGTACAACGAGCAAATCTGTTGGTTAAATTAGCGCAAAAAAGAGATATTGAGGTGAAGTTAAAGTAAGAAATCACTACCTTTAAAAAGCAGACCAATATTGTTTCATCATGACGGCAAAACAAAATACAGGAATTCATACTTTTCATACTTCTATCGGTAAAATATCTGCAATAAAAACAAACGGTGTGATCAAAGCGAAAAGCATCCGTTACGCGCGATCAGAAAGATATAAAAAGCCCGTTCCTGTAGAAGATATTCAGACTCACGAAATTTTGGATAAAACACCGGTTTGTCCTCAACACATCAGTCCGTTACTTGAAAGATTGATCCAGAAAACAACTATCGATCATTTTGAACCCGATGAATCTCCTCAGTTTTTAACAGTCACCCGTCCTGAACATACGGTGGAAAATGAAAAACTTCCTGTCGTGGTTTGGATTCACGGAGGTTCCTATGAAATCGGCTGCGGAGATCTGCCCACTTCCGATCCTTCGGTGTGGGTGAAAGAACAGCATATTATAGTTGTTTCTGTAAGTTATCGTCTCGGGCTTTTCGGGTTTTTGGGTGGAAACGAAGAAAGACCTGCCAATTTAGGCTTGTTCGATATCATGGAATCCCTGAAATGGATTCAGAAAAATATTCACAGTTTTGGCGGAAATCCGGAAAATGTTACTCTTTTCGGACAGTCTTCGGGAGGGGATGCGATTGCACATCTGATGATTTCCGAAGGAATTGATGGTTTGTTTAAAAGAGCGATTATCCACAGCGCGCCGCTTGGTTTCAGGATGAAAAGAGGCAAAATGTCTTTAGAATTTTTCAGAAAAACCGATTTTCTGAAGCATGAAAAAGATCCCCTGAAAATGGTGGATGAATACGTTAAATTTTTACCTTCATTCAGAAAATACGGTTTAAAAACGTCCATGCCTTTCTGTACGCAATATGGTTTCGCCCCCTTATGCAAGGAAGAGGAAAGTCTACCAAAATGGAAAGCGAATGCGAAAAAATATGATGTATTGATCGGTTCCAATCATGACGAAACTGCTTTTTATGTAAAAACGGCTCAGGAAGGACTTTACACCTATCTTCACGAAAAGATTCTCAACAAAATCGTTCGTAAGACAACAGAATCCATTTACGAAAAACCGGCAAAGATTTTTGCTGAAAATTATGCTTCGGGTGGTGGAAATATTTATCAGTTTAAAATTAATTCTGTTCTGAAAAACAATTACATCGGAGCTTCCCACTGTGTAGATCTTCCGTTGATTTTCGAAAATCAGGAAGCGTGGAAATCGGCAGAACTTTTAAAAGATGTCCCGTGGAAACACATTCAGGAAAACGGAAAAAAACTTCGTGCGCTCTGGGCAGAATTTGCAAGAACAGGGAAAATTTCCGATCATTCAGAACGACCGGAAATTCTTGAACTCCGAAAAGTTTAGTTTTATTTTTTAAACACGAATACCACGAATTTTCTACATTTTTTAAACACGAATGTCACAAATATTTTCACGAATATTCACAAAGTAATTTTAGATAGATTCATTTAAAATTGTGCTATTTGCAAAAGTATTCGTGTCATTTGTGAAAGCCATTTGTAATATTCGTGTTCAAATTATTCAGCAAGCCAGACACTCACATTTCCTGCCGGAACCGGGAAATTTCCCCAACCGTTTTCATCGATGGTAATTTTATCCTCAAATCTTCCCAAAGCATCATAAAACGTTTGTCCGATATATCTTTCGCCCATCTCCATCGGTTTTTCGTACGCATCTTTATTGCTTAAGACAACCGCACATCCGGAATGTTCCTCATCGCCTTCACGAACCCAGCCCAGACAATTGGCATCCTCAAAATAATCTCTCTGTTCTCCGTAAGCATTGTTTTTTCGGGCTTTCAGAAGTTCTTCAATACCGTCCACTTTATTTAAGAATATTTCCTGATCGTTGCCTTCTTTATCTTTATCCACATAATGCGCTCCGTAGAGATCCGGATAAAATACACACGGATAACCGTCTTTTCTCAACAGAATCAATGCATACGCCAAAGGTTTGAACCATTCTTCAACTGGAGCTTCAAGATCCTGTAAAGGCTGTGTATCATGATTATCTACAAGACTTACCGAGTGAAGCGGATCTGCCTGAGTAAGACTTTCGTCAAAAATTCTCCGCAAATCGTAAGACGCTCCTTCATTGGAAGCGGTATGGAAACTATTCTGTAGAGAACTGTCGAACAGACTCATGCATCCTTCTGTAACTTCTATGTATTTCTGCAAGAGATTCAGATATCCGGGAGCCCAATATTCGCCGACCGCAAAAATATTTTTTCCGGTATTGGAACGAAGCAAAGTAAGCCATTCTTTATAAAAATCAAATGAAATATGCTTTAAGGCATCCAGTCTCACGCCGTCGAAATCAGTTTCATCAAAATACCATTTTGCCCAGTTGTTCAGTTCTTCGCGTACGAACGGATTTCTGTGTTCTACATCGTTGTACATCAGGTAATCGTAATTTCCCTTCTCATCATCGATCATTTCTTCCCAGTCGGTTCCGTATTCATTTTTAATTTTAAAAATCTGTGAATCCATTCCTTCGGCATAATCTACACCGCTGAAGCAGGTGAAGTTCCATTCAAATTCAGAA
Encoded proteins:
- a CDS encoding NAD(P)H-binding protein, producing the protein MKIIITGSLGNVAKPLAEQLIAEGHDITVISSSESKKSEIENLGAKAAIGSITDLNFLVETFRGNDAAFLMTPPNMGFENLVENTKNAGKNYAEAIQQTGVKRIVMLSSIGADSPVENGPIKGLHSIEKFYNELENTSVTFLRAGYFYINFFNDIPLIKNAGILGANYPDHTEVPLVHPKDIAKAAAEELVKNSEGKNIRYIVSDVRKAQDFANIFGNTIGKPELPWIEFKDEDSLHGMLQAGVPQEMAELYTEMGRGIRTGIVQKDFIEHGSIVDGEIKLEEFAKEFAEKFNA
- a CDS encoding ectonucleotide pyrophosphatase/phosphodiesterase; this translates as MKKSLQFLLLIFSLTVFAQKDNVDTEEVVIADRYNTAEAQTKPYVIMISTDGFRYDYAKKYNAENLLKYSNEGVQAKAMIPSYPSITFPNHWTLITGLYPSHHGLIDNYFYDYQKKESYAMSDKKNAEDGNWYGGTPLWGLAEKQGMLSASLMWVGSASNAGGNRPTYYYHYNEKFSPLEKVDKVIEWLKLPMEKRPHFISLYFPEVDASGHHFGPDSRETEDAVHLVDGAIGELVQKVHDLGLKNVNFVFVSDHGMIKVDGGSPLEIPAMLFNKERFDFYNSQTLLRVYVKNPDEVKKVYKELKANKTEDYEVYLDKKLPKYLHFSTKDDRYKRIGQILLIPNAPKIFLEKGKKSSVGKHGYNPQMVPEMKATFFAWGPEFKNNMVIDEFQNINVYPLVAEILGLKIDQPIDGKLKVLKGILKENE
- a CDS encoding NAD(P)-dependent alcohol dehydrogenase; protein product: MSTFTVKAYGAESKTADLQELHITRREVTAKDVEIEILYCGVCHSDLHTARNDWGGSMYPVVPGHEIVGRVTNVGSEVSKFKVGDLAAVGCMVDSCGDCESCKHDLEQYCQNGFTGTYNGADKHLGGHTFGGYSQKVVVDEHFVLSVPENLDLAAVAPLLCAGITTWSPLRHWNVGPDSKVAVVGLGGLGHMAIKLAKGLGAEVTLFSRTPGKTEDAKNLGADHVVISTEQDQMDAVKGKFDVIIDTVPYEHDINPYMQTVALNGTLVMVGFVGEFENEAPSTRPLIFQRRSVAGSLIGGIAETQELLDFCGKHNIVSDIELIKMQDINEAYDRMLKSDVKYRFVIDMQSL
- a CDS encoding T9SS type A sorting domain-containing protein; this encodes MKKILLIISMAIANLAWSQFTTSTVSLGSTGMTVKIDTDATTATITLTGSSTTWLAIGFGGTSMSAITDYFIWNSTTSRDYTGLSCQCQPTADASQSWTVTSDTTSGTVRTVVATRPLTSSGDYTFLNNTSSIPIIYAKGSSTTLSQHSSTNRGSTTLTRTALLGTNEAAAQSKKVVLYPNPAKETINFKNADKIKNIDVFESTGRKVKTIKADGKEVNISELKSGNYYLEITLKDGTTSFEKLIKE
- a CDS encoding alpha-amylase; the protein is MNETMIQYFHWYTEGDSKLWKEAEQNAKYLAGLGITSVWFPPAYKGATGGHSIGYDAYDLYDLGEFDQKGTIPTKYGTKEDYIKAIKALKENNIKVIVDIVLGHKGGGDELETFKALKVDEENREKIISDEIEIQSYTKFTFPGRNKKYSEFEWNFTCFSGVDYAEGMDSQIFKIKNEYGTDWEEMIDDEKGNYDYLMYNDVEHRNPFVREELNNWAKWYFDETDFDGVRLDALKHISFDFYKEWLTLLRSNTGKNIFAVGEYWAPGYLNLLQKYIEVTEGCMSLFDSSLQNSFHTASNEGASYDLRRIFDESLTQADPLHSVSLVDNHDTQPLQDLEAPVEEWFKPLAYALILLRKDGYPCVFYPDLYGAHYVDKDKEGNDQEIFLNKVDGIEELLKARKNNAYGEQRDYFEDANCLGWVREGDEEHSGCAVVLSNKDAYEKPMEMGERYIGQTFYDALGRFEDKITIDENGWGNFPVPAGNVSVWLAE
- a CDS encoding ankyrin repeat domain-containing protein yields the protein MRKLILLMGIFLSFTFVTAQDKTKSIFDLARSGTVAEVKDMMKQNPDIINQTNESSFSPLILACYRGNVEVAKFLIDNVKDVNYKSQEGTALSGLSVKYNKDLVTYLLNKKADPNIADATGSTPLFWAVKFGNKELIELLLRYKADKTLKDAQGMTPFEYALQTNNKEIINLLKN
- a CDS encoding helix-turn-helix domain-containing protein; this encodes MENRETEIYNTVSEYNKMLNHETLHPLVSVIDFSKSDPICQHVRQFGFYTVFLKDVMCGDMQYGKHSYDYQEGTLVFIAPGQTYGIYNAGTYIQPAGFALVFHPDLLKGTNLGKNIKEYNFFSYEVHEALHLSEKEREIILECFKNIKHELEQPIDKHSKSLIVNNIELFLNYCMRFYDRQFITRDHINQGVIGKFETLLNDYLTSEKPKNIGFPMVNYFAEQLNLSANYFGDLIKKEMGVSAQEFIHNKLIDVAKDQIFDSAKSISEISYNLGFKYPQHFTRLFKSKVGVSPSEYKTLN
- a CDS encoding winged helix-turn-helix transcriptional regulator, producing the protein MAAIKETSTIQQNKKYALDSCPVTYVMEKIGGFWKPIILYHLSNGDKRYSELKRAIPAVTEKMLIQHLKQLENDGLIIRTAKPVVPPHVTYELSEAGKGLIPVISSMAEWAFKHMEGKYDHLRNVTF
- a CDS encoding YceI family protein gives rise to the protein MKKLILIISALFFTNLAFAQKYMSKTGKVSFEASVPLFEDVFAQDDNNVAVINADTGEFASVSVVKNYHFKTKLMEEHFNESYAETAKYPKATFTGKILNFDKSKLSASPQKYTVQGKLNFHGVDKAYNSTAAIYSKDGKIYMSGGFIVKTADHKVTIPKMVSKKIAESVNVQYNYVLTKQ
- a CDS encoding carboxylesterase family protein; this translates as MTAKQNTGIHTFHTSIGKISAIKTNGVIKAKSIRYARSERYKKPVPVEDIQTHEILDKTPVCPQHISPLLERLIQKTTIDHFEPDESPQFLTVTRPEHTVENEKLPVVVWIHGGSYEIGCGDLPTSDPSVWVKEQHIIVVSVSYRLGLFGFLGGNEERPANLGLFDIMESLKWIQKNIHSFGGNPENVTLFGQSSGGDAIAHLMISEGIDGLFKRAIIHSAPLGFRMKRGKMSLEFFRKTDFLKHEKDPLKMVDEYVKFLPSFRKYGLKTSMPFCTQYGFAPLCKEEESLPKWKANAKKYDVLIGSNHDETAFYVKTAQEGLYTYLHEKILNKIVRKTTESIYEKPAKIFAENYASGGGNIYQFKINSVLKNNYIGASHCVDLPLIFENQEAWKSAELLKDVPWKHIQENGKKLRALWAEFARTGKISDHSERPEILELRKV